One genomic segment of Aquamicrobium lusatiense includes these proteins:
- a CDS encoding bifunctional helix-turn-helix transcriptional regulator/GNAT family N-acetyltransferase, giving the protein MNTNHIAQIRSFNRSVTRRVGVLEESYHSRGRPLSEARLLFEIGSAGAALGDLRQRLGLDSGYLSRMLRSLETQELVSVGAQESDARARFVTLTSRGREELRAYDALSDKQALALLEPLSPAARERLVAAMAETERLLAAASVEIAEEDPDSADARQCLDLYVAEVASRFQDGFDTSSGSTASSEEFIRPRGAFLLARLDGSPLGCGAVRLLDKETAEIKRMWVSPQARGMGLAMRLLRQLEAIARDLGARTVCLDTNRVLAEAQSLYEREGYGEVARFNDNPYADRWYSKRL; this is encoded by the coding sequence ATGAACACTAATCACATCGCCCAGATCCGCAGTTTCAACCGCTCCGTGACGCGCCGCGTCGGTGTGCTGGAGGAAAGTTATCACAGCCGTGGCCGGCCGCTCAGCGAGGCGCGGCTGCTGTTCGAGATCGGCTCCGCCGGAGCCGCCCTTGGCGACCTGCGCCAGCGGCTTGGTCTCGATTCAGGTTATCTCAGCCGCATGCTGCGTTCTCTGGAAACGCAGGAGCTCGTTTCCGTCGGCGCGCAGGAAAGCGATGCCCGCGCGCGCTTCGTCACCCTGACCAGCCGGGGCCGTGAGGAACTTCGCGCCTATGACGCCCTGTCGGACAAGCAGGCTCTGGCATTGCTGGAGCCGCTTTCGCCGGCAGCACGCGAGCGACTCGTCGCCGCCATGGCCGAGACCGAGCGTCTGCTGGCCGCCGCCTCAGTCGAAATCGCGGAAGAAGATCCCGACAGCGCCGATGCAAGACAATGCCTCGATCTTTACGTCGCGGAGGTCGCATCGCGCTTTCAGGATGGCTTCGACACGAGCAGCGGCAGCACGGCCAGCAGCGAGGAATTCATCCGCCCGCGCGGCGCTTTCCTGCTCGCCCGTCTGGACGGCAGCCCGCTCGGCTGCGGCGCGGTGCGCCTGCTCGATAAGGAGACGGCTGAGATCAAGCGCATGTGGGTGTCACCACAGGCGCGTGGCATGGGGCTTGCCATGCGCCTGCTGCGGCAGCTTGAAGCCATTGCCCGCGACCTCGGCGCGCGTACTGTCTGCCTCGACACCAACCGCGTACTGGCGGAAGCGCAATCGCTCTATGAGCGCGAGGGCTACGGGGAAGTCGCGCGCTTCAACGACAACCCCTATGCAGACCGCTGGTATTCCAAGCGGCTCTGA
- a CDS encoding LLM class flavin-dependent oxidoreductase: MTSLSVLDLAPVTDGGTVAQSLANTLDLARHAERLGYRRYWLAEHHNMPGIASAATAVVIGHVAAGTSTIRVGAGGIMLPNHAPLVIAEQFGTLSALHPGRIDLGLGRAPGTDMLTAQALRRNLDASVDNFPRDVVELMAYFEPVREGQRVRAIPGEGEEVPVWILGSSLYGAQLAAMLGLPYAFASHFAPAEMERALELYRSRFEPSEHLQKPHVMLGLNVVAATTDDEARYLFSSLQQAFVNLRSGRPGKLPAPVENYTARIGAQENAMLNNALSCAIVGSPEKVRLGLDAFIRRTGADELMVTAQIFDHAARVRSFEILASVHGMTDDVAGERQAAKASSAGL, from the coding sequence ATGACCTCACTCTCCGTCCTTGACCTCGCGCCTGTTACCGACGGCGGCACGGTCGCGCAATCGCTCGCCAACACGCTCGATCTTGCCCGCCATGCCGAAAGGCTGGGCTACAGGCGCTACTGGCTGGCGGAACATCACAACATGCCGGGTATCGCCAGTGCCGCCACTGCGGTGGTGATCGGCCATGTCGCGGCAGGCACCAGCACGATCCGGGTGGGAGCCGGTGGCATCATGCTGCCCAACCACGCGCCACTCGTCATTGCCGAGCAGTTCGGCACTCTGTCGGCGCTGCATCCGGGCCGCATCGATCTGGGGCTTGGCCGCGCACCCGGCACCGACATGCTGACCGCGCAGGCGCTGCGCCGCAATCTCGACGCTTCGGTCGACAATTTCCCGCGCGATGTGGTGGAGCTGATGGCCTATTTCGAGCCCGTCAGGGAAGGCCAGCGCGTGCGCGCCATTCCCGGCGAAGGCGAAGAGGTGCCGGTCTGGATCCTCGGCTCAAGCCTCTACGGCGCGCAGCTCGCAGCGATGCTTGGCCTGCCCTACGCCTTCGCCTCGCACTTCGCGCCTGCCGAGATGGAACGTGCGCTGGAGCTTTACCGCTCACGCTTCGAGCCTTCTGAACATCTTCAGAAGCCGCATGTCATGCTTGGCCTCAATGTCGTGGCCGCAACAACCGACGACGAAGCGCGCTACCTGTTCTCATCGCTCCAGCAGGCTTTCGTCAATCTGCGCAGCGGACGGCCGGGCAAGCTGCCTGCGCCGGTGGAAAACTACACGGCCCGCATCGGCGCACAGGAAAACGCCATGCTCAACAATGCGCTCTCCTGCGCCATTGTCGGTTCGCCCGAAAAGGTCAGGCTTGGCCTCGATGCCTTCATCCGCCGCACCGGCGCGGACGAGCTGATGGTGACGGCGCAGATATTCGACCATGCCGCACGCGTCCGCTCGTTCGAGATTCTGGCTTCCGTTCACGGCATGACGGATGATGTGGCCGGCGAACGGCAAGCCGCGAAAGCGTCCAGCGCGGGCTTGTAG
- a CDS encoding phosphoethanolamine transferase, whose translation MRFRRPVISSTALSVLVAVYILFLTNATYWSRISARFADEPLNLVLLNAAVLLVYVVFLIIFSAPYVVRPMFNMLVLIAAAVSYYTDRFGTIMDRDMIQNIVQTTRPESSNLITGQMVLHMLLFGVLPSLLIAWVGIRHRPFWQKVKVNTAVCLGLVALAALLIGSNLRAFIPFWQHDRHETMAYLNPAMALVGAVDYAQRQLRDLNIKAQPYGRDARLGPRVAQGSRKRLLVLVVGETARAQNFSLTGYGRDTNPMMAARDVIAFTNVTSCATATAISMPCMFSHLGRDNYSRRAFLGSENLADVLRHAGLKVEWWENNTGPKNVADRIPVEMVANTPDPALCAGGECLDQVLIDRLRERLVTYDGNGVLILHVMGSHGPAYFRRYPPDFERFKPVCRTSELNDCSSQELLNAYDNTILYTDYILASVIDLLKQREDLETAMYYMSDHGESLGENGLYLHGAPYMFAPEEQKRIPFIAWFSGSFARRDGLDLACLRARVGEELSHDNMFDTVLGLMDVQTDIYKPALDAFAACRSPATSSVMP comes from the coding sequence ATGCGTTTCAGACGACCTGTCATCAGCAGCACCGCGCTTTCGGTTCTGGTTGCCGTTTATATCCTGTTCCTCACCAATGCCACTTACTGGAGCCGCATCAGCGCCCGCTTTGCTGACGAGCCGCTCAATCTGGTGCTGCTGAATGCGGCGGTGCTGCTCGTTTACGTCGTTTTCCTGATCATCTTTTCCGCACCCTATGTGGTCAGGCCCATGTTCAACATGCTGGTGCTGATTGCGGCGGCAGTATCCTATTATACCGACAGGTTCGGCACGATCATGGATCGCGACATGATCCAGAACATCGTCCAGACCACTCGGCCGGAATCGAGCAACCTGATCACGGGGCAGATGGTTCTGCATATGCTGCTTTTCGGGGTGCTGCCTAGCCTGCTGATTGCGTGGGTGGGCATAAGGCACCGGCCGTTCTGGCAGAAGGTCAAGGTCAACACGGCGGTGTGCCTTGGACTTGTGGCGCTCGCCGCTTTGCTGATCGGCAGCAATCTGCGCGCCTTCATTCCCTTCTGGCAGCATGACCGGCACGAAACCATGGCCTATCTCAACCCGGCGATGGCGCTGGTTGGTGCGGTTGACTACGCCCAGCGCCAGTTGCGCGATCTCAACATCAAGGCACAACCTTATGGCCGCGATGCGCGGCTGGGGCCAAGGGTGGCGCAGGGATCGAGAAAGCGGCTTCTGGTTCTGGTGGTTGGTGAAACCGCCCGTGCGCAGAATTTCAGCCTGACGGGTTATGGGCGCGACACCAACCCGATGATGGCGGCCCGCGATGTCATCGCCTTCACCAATGTCACCAGCTGCGCCACGGCGACGGCCATTTCCATGCCCTGCATGTTTTCCCATCTCGGCCGCGACAACTATTCGCGGCGCGCCTTTCTCGGTTCCGAGAATCTGGCCGATGTGCTCCGGCATGCGGGGCTTAAGGTCGAATGGTGGGAAAACAACACGGGGCCGAAAAACGTTGCTGATCGCATCCCCGTCGAGATGGTTGCCAACACACCCGATCCGGCCTTGTGTGCGGGCGGGGAATGCCTCGATCAGGTCCTCATCGACCGTCTGCGCGAGCGGCTCGTGACCTATGACGGCAATGGGGTTCTGATACTTCATGTCATGGGCAGCCACGGCCCGGCCTACTTCCGGCGCTACCCGCCGGATTTCGAGCGGTTCAAACCCGTCTGCCGCACTTCGGAACTGAATGACTGCTCATCGCAGGAATTGCTGAACGCTTATGACAACACCATCCTCTATACGGATTACATTCTGGCGTCGGTGATCGACCTGCTGAAGCAGCGCGAGGATCTGGAAACGGCCATGTATTACATGTCCGACCATGGCGAATCGCTTGGCGAGAACGGCCTCTATCTGCACGGCGCGCCCTACATGTTCGCGCCCGAAGAGCAGAAGCGGATACCCTTCATCGCATGGTTTTCAGGCAGCTTCGCCCGTCGGGACGGGCTGGATCTCGCCTGTCTGCGCGCGCGTGTGGGCGAGGAGCTGTCGCATGACAACATGTTCGACACGGTGCTTGGCCTGATGGATGTTCAGACCGATATCTACAAGCCCGCGCTGGACGCTTTCGCGGCTTGCCGTTCGCCGGCCACATCATCCGTCATGCCGTGA
- the recR gene encoding recombination mediator RecR, translated as MSKRIAGPEIERLIQLLAKVPGLGPRSARRAALHLIKKKDQLLAPLTAAMGEALDKVRVCSTCGNVDTSDPCTICSDPRRDPATLIVVEDVSDLWALERAAAMNVRYHVLGGTLSPLDGIGPDQLNIRTLVDRVAAGEVKEVILAVNATVEGQTTAHYLTDQLSDLDVKVTRLAHGVPVGGELDYLDEGTLTAALKSRTAF; from the coding sequence ATGTCCAAGCGAATCGCCGGCCCCGAAATCGAACGCCTCATCCAGCTTCTGGCCAAGGTGCCGGGGCTCGGGCCGCGTTCCGCACGCCGCGCAGCACTGCATCTCATCAAGAAGAAGGACCAGCTTCTGGCTCCGCTCACCGCCGCCATGGGCGAGGCGCTGGACAAGGTGCGCGTCTGCTCCACCTGCGGCAATGTGGACACCTCCGACCCCTGCACCATATGCAGCGATCCGCGCCGTGACCCCGCCACGCTGATCGTGGTCGAGGACGTGTCGGACCTGTGGGCGCTGGAGCGGGCCGCCGCCATGAATGTGCGCTATCATGTACTGGGCGGCACGCTGTCGCCGCTGGATGGAATCGGCCCCGATCAGCTCAACATCCGTACGCTGGTGGACCGGGTTGCGGCCGGCGAGGTGAAGGAGGTGATCCTCGCCGTCAACGCCACGGTCGAAGGACAGACCACCGCCCATTACCTGACCGACCAGCTCTCCGACCTCGACGTGAAGGTGACGCGCCTTGCCCACGGGGTGCCGGTCGGCGGCGAGCTCGACTATCTGGACGAAGGCACGCTCACCGCCGCGTTGAAGTCACGAACCGCGTTCTGA
- a CDS encoding cell wall hydrolase: protein MPALLGAAGSFMLLAGCSQTSQSLALQDVTTKSETSASKTYSYRYTEKDRECLQRAIFFESHRSSRDGMIGVGTVVMNRLKSGKHGDTICEVVGAPRQFAPGVLSRPMKSSALPDVVEAADAVLKGERHPKMKDAMFFHTAGLKFKYNNMHYVAVAGGNAFYEKRGRNFEPLPPDSEFLVAAATPQAANPPSIAAAKKDVPVIAPAAAAPVAVASATPVQPSQPDADLITTASISNADQPVMAFEQTPQDTSAIGSLIVSQAQATGH from the coding sequence ATGCCCGCTCTGCTGGGCGCGGCAGGATCGTTCATGCTGCTCGCCGGCTGCAGTCAGACCTCGCAAAGTCTTGCTCTGCAGGATGTGACGACCAAATCCGAAACATCGGCCAGCAAGACCTACAGCTATCGCTACACCGAAAAGGACCGTGAGTGCCTGCAACGGGCGATCTTTTTCGAATCGCACCGCTCCAGCCGTGACGGCATGATCGGCGTCGGCACCGTGGTCATGAACCGCCTGAAATCGGGCAAGCACGGCGACACAATTTGCGAGGTGGTCGGCGCGCCGCGTCAGTTCGCACCCGGCGTTCTGAGCCGGCCGATGAAATCCAGCGCCCTGCCGGATGTCGTGGAAGCCGCCGATGCCGTGCTCAAGGGTGAGCGTCATCCGAAAATGAAGGACGCCATGTTCTTCCATACGGCCGGCCTCAAGTTCAAATACAACAACATGCACTATGTGGCGGTGGCCGGCGGCAACGCTTTCTATGAAAAGCGCGGCCGCAATTTCGAGCCGCTGCCGCCGGATTCGGAGTTCCTCGTCGCCGCGGCAACGCCGCAGGCAGCCAATCCACCTTCCATCGCAGCGGCGAAGAAGGACGTGCCGGTCATTGCTCCCGCCGCCGCTGCGCCGGTCGCTGTCGCTTCCGCCACGCCCGTTCAGCCTTCGCAGCCGGATGCCGACCTGATCACCACTGCCTCCATTTCCAATGCGGACCAGCCTGTCATGGCTTTCGAGCAGACGCCGCAGGACACCAGCGCCATCGGCTCGCTGATTGTCAGCCAGGCGCAGGCCACGGGCCACTGA
- a CDS encoding DNA polymerase III subunit gamma/tau, giving the protein MNDAGTSDADISAAGKAPAPYRVLARKYRPSDFSQLIGQEPMVRTLTNAFSSGRIAQAWMLTGVRGVGKTTTARILARALNYRTPELDRPSVDLSVPGEHCQAIMEGRHVDVIEMDAASHTGIDDIRDIIDRVRYAPVSARYKVYIIDEVHMLSTQAFNGLLKTLEEPPPHVKFIFATTEIRKVPITVLSRCQRFDLRRIDAGQLVTHLGAISDKEGISIDDEALAMIARAAEGSARDSLSILDQAIAHGGGTVSAEAVRAMLGLADRGRIIDLFEHLMKGDVAAALGEFRAQYDTGADPAAVLTDLAEFNHLVTRLRFVPDAAADASLSEAERRRGVEFAAALSVKVLSRTWQMLLKGIPEVQSSNRPVSAAEMVLIRIAHAADLPTLDEALKTLDGQQVSAPRAPTPAPGPAPSGNGSAGVESSAPASAMAQALMPAMMPSSSGGAQTMRLVETTPEPVAFAPPQAEPEPAQPAVSVKSIDDIVALADKHRELAFKVLIKRYVRPVRIEPGHVQVSLTEDAPRTLLNDLTVKLKTWTGRHWVVSLSKEEGGQTLFEKETIRRETALLDARSDPAVAAVLARFPGAKIIDVRIPDALQAEAAEDDTLPEPEADEDD; this is encoded by the coding sequence ATGAACGACGCCGGAACAAGCGACGCAGATATTTCCGCAGCCGGGAAGGCGCCCGCCCCTTATCGGGTGCTGGCCCGCAAATACCGGCCTTCGGATTTTTCGCAGCTCATCGGTCAGGAGCCGATGGTGCGCACCCTCACCAACGCCTTTTCCTCCGGGCGCATCGCGCAGGCATGGATGCTGACCGGCGTGCGCGGCGTGGGCAAGACGACGACCGCCCGCATTCTCGCCCGCGCCCTCAATTACAGAACGCCGGAACTCGACCGCCCGAGCGTTGACCTTTCGGTGCCGGGCGAGCACTGCCAGGCCATCATGGAAGGCCGCCATGTCGACGTGATCGAGATGGACGCAGCCTCCCACACCGGCATCGACGATATTCGCGACATCATCGACAGGGTGCGCTACGCCCCGGTTTCGGCGCGATACAAGGTCTACATCATCGACGAGGTGCACATGCTCTCCACGCAGGCCTTCAACGGCCTGCTGAAGACGCTTGAAGAGCCGCCGCCGCATGTGAAGTTCATCTTCGCCACCACCGAAATCCGCAAGGTGCCGATCACCGTCTTGTCGCGCTGCCAGCGCTTCGACCTGCGCCGCATCGATGCCGGCCAGCTGGTGACGCATCTGGGTGCCATCTCGGACAAGGAAGGCATTTCCATCGACGACGAGGCGCTGGCGATGATCGCCCGCGCGGCCGAGGGCTCGGCCCGCGATTCGCTGTCGATCCTCGATCAGGCCATCGCCCATGGTGGCGGCACCGTGTCGGCGGAGGCGGTTCGCGCCATGCTGGGCCTTGCCGACCGGGGCCGCATCATCGATCTGTTCGAGCATCTGATGAAGGGCGACGTGGCGGCAGCCCTTGGCGAGTTCAGGGCGCAGTACGACACCGGCGCCGACCCGGCCGCCGTGCTCACTGACCTTGCCGAGTTCAACCATCTGGTGACGCGCCTGCGTTTCGTGCCGGATGCCGCCGCCGATGCGTCTCTCTCGGAAGCAGAGCGCCGACGCGGCGTCGAATTCGCGGCTGCCCTTTCCGTCAAGGTGCTGTCGCGCACCTGGCAGATGCTGCTCAAGGGCATTCCGGAGGTGCAGAGCTCGAACCGTCCGGTCAGCGCCGCCGAGATGGTGCTGATCCGCATTGCGCATGCCGCCGATCTGCCGACGCTGGACGAAGCGCTGAAAACGCTCGACGGTCAGCAGGTTTCCGCCCCGCGCGCACCAACGCCTGCACCCGGGCCGGCGCCTTCCGGGAATGGCTCTGCCGGTGTGGAAAGCAGCGCTCCGGCAAGCGCCATGGCGCAGGCGCTCATGCCCGCAATGATGCCATCCTCATCGGGTGGAGCGCAGACGATGCGGCTGGTCGAGACCACGCCCGAGCCTGTTGCTTTCGCGCCTCCACAGGCAGAGCCGGAGCCGGCGCAACCTGCCGTTTCCGTCAAATCCATCGACGACATCGTCGCGCTGGCCGACAAGCATCGCGAGCTTGCCTTCAAGGTGCTGATCAAGCGCTATGTGAGGCCTGTGCGCATCGAGCCCGGCCATGTTCAGGTCAGCCTGACGGAGGACGCTCCGCGCACATTGCTCAACGACCTGACCGTCAAGCTCAAGACATGGACGGGCCGCCACTGGGTGGTGTCGCTTTCGAAGGAGGAGGGCGGCCAGACGCTCTTCGAGAAGGAAACGATCCGCCGCGAGACGGCACTTCTCGATGCCCGCAGCGATCCGGCCGTGGCAGCGGTGCTTGCCCGCTTTCCCGGCGCGAAGATCATCGACGTGCGCATTCCCGACGCTTTGCAGGCCGAGGCGGCGGAAGACGACACGCTGCCGGAACCGGAAGCCGACGAAGACGATTGA
- a CDS encoding HIT domain-containing protein — translation MLRGLNAGFALDARLEADSEPLMWLGLCELRVMNDRRFPWLILVPQRPGAEEIHDITPLDQAMLTFETNMVAQALKRVTGCTKINTGALGNIVRQLHVHVVARNENDAAWPGPVWGHGAREPYAGEDLHRFIETVKAAL, via the coding sequence ATGTTGCGCGGGCTAAACGCCGGATTTGCGCTCGATGCGCGTCTGGAAGCCGACAGCGAGCCGCTGATGTGGCTCGGCCTGTGCGAGCTCAGGGTCATGAACGACCGGCGCTTCCCCTGGCTGATCCTCGTGCCGCAACGGCCGGGCGCAGAAGAAATCCACGACATCACGCCGCTTGATCAGGCCATGCTCACATTCGAGACCAATATGGTCGCGCAGGCACTCAAGCGCGTGACCGGCTGCACCAAGATCAACACGGGCGCGCTGGGCAATATCGTGCGCCAGCTTCATGTCCATGTAGTCGCGCGCAACGAGAACGACGCGGCATGGCCGGGTCCGGTCTGGGGTCATGGTGCGCGCGAACCCTATGCGGGCGAAGACCTTCACCGCTTCATCGAAACCGTGAAGGCAGCGCTGTAA
- a CDS encoding DUF6481 family protein: MAIYREKDIFERRNAANDAKKALLERFKQRPAEDDPRVLARKAEREAILAARAEREAEKAKLKQEKMAREAAARAEAERIAAEEARIREAQEAERVAAELALEAERKAKRDARYAARKTRGGRVPPGFTGR; this comes from the coding sequence TTGGCTATCTACAGGGAAAAAGACATTTTCGAGCGGCGCAATGCCGCAAATGATGCGAAGAAGGCTCTTCTTGAGCGTTTCAAGCAACGTCCGGCGGAAGATGATCCGCGTGTGCTGGCTCGCAAGGCCGAGCGTGAGGCAATTCTCGCCGCCCGTGCTGAGCGCGAAGCCGAGAAGGCCAAGCTGAAGCAGGAAAAGATGGCCCGTGAGGCCGCCGCCCGCGCCGAGGCGGAGCGTATTGCGGCTGAGGAAGCGCGCATTCGTGAAGCTCAGGAAGCTGAAAGAGTGGCAGCAGAACTGGCCCTCGAAGCCGAGCGCAAGGCAAAGCGCGATGCGCGCTACGCTGCTCGCAAGACCCGTGGCGGCCGCGTGCCTCCCGGTTTCACCGGCCGCTGA
- a CDS encoding YbaB/EbfC family nucleoid-associated protein, giving the protein MKDLLGLMGKAKEMQAKFQSMQEEIATLEASGQAGGGMVSVTLTGKFEMKSLKIDPSLLKEDEVEILEDLILAAHNDAKVKVEQVMQEKTKALTAGLPIPPGMKLPF; this is encoded by the coding sequence ATGAAGGATCTGCTCGGCCTGATGGGCAAAGCCAAGGAAATGCAGGCCAAGTTCCAGTCCATGCAGGAGGAGATCGCCACGCTGGAGGCGAGCGGTCAGGCCGGCGGCGGCATGGTCAGCGTCACGCTCACCGGCAAGTTCGAGATGAAGTCGCTGAAGATCGACCCCTCGTTGCTGAAAGAGGACGAGGTGGAGATTCTGGAAGACCTGATCCTTGCCGCGCACAACGACGCCAAGGTCAAGGTTGAGCAGGTCATGCAGGAAAAGACCAAGGCGCTGACCGCCGGCCTGCCGATTCCGCCGGGCATGAAGCTGCCGTTCTGA
- a CDS encoding lytic murein transglycosylase: MKRRIISLCAGVVAALLCATAVSAAPVDDQFRAWLANDLWPEAKAKGISKKTFDAAFAGISPNLKLPDLVMPGQKPKTPKTQHQAEFGAPGAYFAEKTVGGVTAGGRARAATHARTLAAVEQRFGVPGPIVLAIWGRESGFGAARMPYDAFEVLGTKAFMATRKDMFRKEVLAALAMVERGTVARGAMKSSWAGALGQPQFLPSSFLEHAVDMDGDGRADIWNSVPDTLGSIANYLVHHGWQKGRDWGFEVVVPDNVSCALEGPDIGRPIAKWADMGIRRVNGKPFPAHEAKAEGFLLMPAGRNGPAFIVTPNFYVLKDYNMSDLYALFIGHAGDRIAYGDKGFAGRWGSVDKLYRSDIAGLQRALEQKGYDVGGADGLPGFKTRRSIGDWQAKNGRAATCFPDAGLVRALK; the protein is encoded by the coding sequence ATGAAGCGTCGCATCATCTCCCTTTGTGCCGGTGTGGTAGCGGCCCTGCTGTGCGCCACCGCCGTTTCCGCCGCACCCGTGGATGACCAGTTCCGCGCTTGGCTGGCGAACGATCTGTGGCCCGAGGCGAAGGCCAAGGGCATATCGAAGAAGACGTTCGACGCTGCATTTGCCGGCATCAGTCCCAATCTCAAGCTGCCCGATCTGGTGATGCCGGGCCAGAAGCCGAAGACGCCGAAGACCCAGCATCAGGCCGAGTTCGGGGCGCCCGGCGCCTATTTCGCCGAAAAGACGGTGGGCGGGGTGACGGCCGGCGGCCGCGCCCGCGCCGCCACCCATGCCCGCACGCTGGCGGCTGTCGAGCAGCGCTTCGGCGTTCCGGGTCCGATCGTGCTGGCGATCTGGGGGCGCGAGTCCGGCTTCGGCGCTGCGCGCATGCCCTATGACGCCTTCGAGGTGCTGGGCACCAAGGCATTCATGGCCACCCGCAAGGATATGTTCCGCAAGGAGGTGCTGGCGGCCCTTGCCATGGTCGAGCGCGGCACTGTGGCGCGCGGGGCGATGAAATCCTCATGGGCGGGCGCGCTCGGCCAGCCGCAGTTCCTGCCGTCGTCCTTCCTCGAACACGCGGTGGACATGGACGGCGATGGCCGCGCCGACATCTGGAACTCGGTGCCGGATACGCTGGGCTCCATCGCCAACTATCTCGTGCACCACGGATGGCAGAAAGGGCGCGACTGGGGCTTCGAGGTCGTCGTGCCTGACAATGTGTCCTGCGCTCTGGAGGGGCCGGACATCGGCAGGCCGATCGCGAAATGGGCCGATATGGGCATCCGCCGGGTCAACGGCAAGCCGTTCCCGGCGCATGAAGCGAAGGCCGAGGGTTTTCTCCTGATGCCCGCCGGCCGCAACGGCCCGGCCTTCATCGTCACGCCCAATTTCTACGTCCTCAAGGACTACAATATGAGCGACCTCTATGCGCTGTTTATCGGCCACGCCGGCGATCGCATCGCTTATGGTGACAAGGGGTTTGCCGGCCGCTGGGGATCGGTGGACAAGCTCTACCGCTCTGACATCGCCGGCCTGCAGCGTGCGCTCGAGCAGAAAGGCTATGATGTCGGCGGCGCCGATGGTCTGCCCGGTTTCAAGACGCGGCGTTCCATCGGCGACTGGCAGGCGAAGAACGGTCGCGCTGCTACCTGTTTCCCCGATGCCGGGCTGGTGCGCGCCCTGAAATGA
- the nudC gene encoding NAD(+) diphosphatase yields MSFPFFDAPLREPSQFVGFAGNRIDRQSERRPDDCVIRALTAQTARIMLIGKGRILLKPDGEGFDPWFTVAECSQLGFDAAASILLGVAAHGPALALYAKLEPEQPFDGLEMLEHRTVYVQGLIREETLGAMAQASSLLTWNHTHAFCGRCGQKTEMRAGGYRRHCPACGTDHFPRTDPVAIMLTVTPEKCLMGRGRHFAPGMYSSLAGFIEPGETIEEAVRRETFEEAGIRLGRVIYHASQPWPFPYSLMIGCYGEPLNEDIRADMDELEDCRWFSRDEVLAMLHRTHPQQLVVPPSGAIAHHLIRAWAEQP; encoded by the coding sequence ATGAGCTTTCCTTTTTTCGATGCACCGCTTCGCGAACCCAGCCAGTTCGTCGGCTTCGCCGGCAACCGGATCGATCGCCAGTCGGAGCGCCGCCCCGACGATTGCGTGATTCGGGCACTGACCGCCCAGACTGCGCGAATCATGCTGATCGGCAAAGGCCGCATCCTGCTGAAGCCGGATGGCGAAGGTTTCGATCCATGGTTCACCGTGGCCGAGTGCAGCCAGCTTGGCTTCGACGCCGCCGCCTCGATCCTGCTTGGCGTCGCCGCGCATGGCCCCGCCCTTGCCCTTTACGCGAAACTCGAACCCGAACAGCCTTTCGACGGCCTCGAAATGCTGGAACACAGAACGGTCTATGTTCAGGGGCTGATCCGTGAGGAAACGCTGGGCGCGATGGCGCAGGCGTCCTCGCTGCTGACATGGAACCACACGCATGCCTTCTGTGGACGCTGCGGACAGAAGACTGAGATGCGCGCCGGCGGCTACCGCCGCCATTGCCCGGCCTGCGGCACCGACCATTTCCCGCGCACCGATCCGGTGGCGATCATGCTCACCGTCACCCCCGAAAAATGCCTGATGGGGCGCGGCCGTCATTTCGCGCCCGGCATGTATTCTTCGCTGGCCGGCTTCATCGAACCCGGAGAAACCATCGAGGAGGCCGTGCGACGCGAGACCTTCGAGGAGGCCGGCATACGGCTCGGACGCGTCATCTACCACGCCAGCCAGCCATGGCCTTTTCCCTATTCGCTGATGATCGGCTGCTACGGCGAACCGCTGAACGAAGACATTCGCGCCGATATGGACGAACTGGAGGATTGCCGCTGGTTCAGCCGCGACGAGGTGCTGGCCATGCTGCATCGGACGCATCCGCAGCAGCTTGTCGTCCCGCCCTCCGGCGCCATCGCCCATCATCTCATCCGGGCATGGGCGGAACAGCCATAA